A genomic segment from Desulfonatronum lacustre DSM 10312 encodes:
- a CDS encoding helix-turn-helix domain-containing protein, translating to MPKLKPPLSVRQGLVHLGEDLRRARLRRGLKMALVAERAGISRETLAKIQKGDPGVGMGSYAAVIFALGMGTKWMRLADIGNDPVGQALEAERLPKRARGLKKLGE from the coding sequence ATGCCGAAACTCAAACCTCCGCTCAGCGTCCGTCAAGGGCTTGTCCACCTCGGAGAAGACCTCCGCAGAGCCAGATTGCGTCGCGGGCTGAAAATGGCCCTGGTAGCGGAACGGGCCGGGATCAGTCGGGAGACCTTGGCTAAAATCCAGAAAGGCGATCCCGGGGTGGGCATGGGGTCCTATGCCGCGGTGATTTTCGCTTTGGGCATGGGCACGAAATGGATGAGGCTGGCCGATATCGGCAACGACCCGGTTGGTCAGGCCCTTGAGGCCGAACGACTACCCAAGCGCGCCCGAGGCTTGAAAAAGCTGGGGGAGTGA
- a CDS encoding lysophospholipid acyltransferase family protein, with amino-acid sequence MFDALPTEDYTSPYRNLSWFAKTFPSPIFYPKMIGIIFRASKKGKRSMYDGRAWIESSRAICSALESVGVRLKIENVSLLAKLDSPCVFVGNHMSTLETFVLPSIIQPHRPVTFVVKRSLVEYPVFKHVLIARDPVVVERQNPRDDYKTVMEEGGRRLEKGISIVVFPQSTREPAFDPQKFNSMGVKLARRAGVQVVPFALQTDAWGNGKLLKDFGKIDPKKTVHFHFHEPMTVTGAGKDEHAHIVEFIQGKLEQWNRDRDNK; translated from the coding sequence ATGTTCGATGCCCTTCCGACGGAAGATTACACCTCCCCGTACCGCAATCTCTCCTGGTTCGCCAAAACTTTTCCCAGCCCGATCTTCTATCCCAAGATGATCGGGATCATCTTTCGGGCTTCGAAAAAGGGCAAGCGGTCGATGTATGACGGCCGAGCCTGGATCGAAAGCAGCCGGGCCATCTGCTCTGCCCTGGAAAGCGTCGGGGTCCGCCTGAAGATAGAGAACGTTTCCCTTCTGGCGAAGCTCGACTCCCCATGCGTTTTCGTGGGCAACCACATGAGCACCCTGGAGACGTTTGTCCTGCCATCGATCATCCAGCCGCACCGGCCGGTCACCTTTGTGGTCAAGCGGAGCCTGGTGGAGTATCCCGTGTTCAAACATGTGCTGATCGCCCGCGATCCGGTCGTGGTTGAGCGCCAAAATCCGCGGGATGACTACAAGACCGTCATGGAGGAAGGCGGCAGACGGCTGGAGAAGGGTATCTCGATTGTGGTCTTTCCCCAGTCGACCCGAGAACCGGCGTTCGATCCCCAGAAATTCAACTCCATGGGGGTAAAGCTGGCCAGACGGGCCGGGGTCCAGGTGGTTCCGTTCGCGTTGCAGACCGATGCGTGGGGCAATGGAAAACTTCTCAAGGATTTTGGAAAGATAGACCCGAAGAAAACCGTCCATTTCCACTTCCATGAACCCATGACGGTCACCGGAGCGGGGAAGGATGAGCACGCGCACATCGTGGAGTTCATTCAAGGGAAATTGGAGCAATGGAACAGGGACCGCGACAACAAGTGA
- a CDS encoding ATP-binding protein, protein MFQEKKYTFQLLDKIAFHEAYLNALVHRDYAVDGMVSVNFTSDKLIITSPGIFYGGVTAENIAKHEPRHRNKALAKLLTEYNLVDRAGMGVLRMSINSLRYGRAFPKFTELDDSIEVSMQGEFLRIGVFVLANDDVEEYGISELLILNSVYEIGAVSVQVLMKQLAKFVDNPWEAIERATEKLASVELCGIKAGIFIRCKQEWTKILSVTKLFRVTSTSSKHVAMYKYLMRHRKASNADIKHHLGFKHTSQTSAFLKSASYVRRSGRGPSSIWKLVD, encoded by the coding sequence GTGTTTCAAGAAAAAAAGTACACATTTCAACTTCTAGACAAAATCGCATTTCATGAGGCATATCTGAACGCACTTGTCCATCGTGATTATGCCGTCGATGGCATGGTTTCCGTGAATTTCACTTCAGACAAACTCATCATCACAAGTCCAGGAATTTTTTATGGTGGTGTTACTGCTGAAAATATAGCAAAACACGAACCTCGACACAGGAACAAGGCACTTGCTAAACTACTTACGGAATACAATCTAGTTGACAGAGCAGGAATGGGCGTTTTACGGATGAGCATTAACTCTCTAAGATATGGACGTGCATTCCCTAAATTTACAGAACTTGATGATAGTATTGAAGTATCAATGCAAGGTGAGTTTTTACGTATTGGCGTATTTGTTCTGGCAAATGACGATGTGGAAGAGTATGGAATTTCTGAGTTATTAATATTGAATTCTGTTTATGAAATAGGTGCAGTGTCTGTCCAAGTTTTAATGAAACAGTTGGCCAAATTTGTTGACAATCCTTGGGAAGCGATAGAACGAGCTACCGAAAAGCTAGCCAGTGTTGAGCTTTGTGGGATAAAGGCAGGAATTTTCATTCGTTGTAAGCAGGAATGGACAAAAATTTTAAGTGTTACCAAGTTATTTCGAGTAACATCTACAAGTTCGAAGCATGTAGCAATGTATAAGTATCTCATGCGCCACCGCAAGGCGAGCAATGCTGACATAAAACACCATCTTGGTTTCAAGCATACATCACAGACAAGTGCCTTTCTCAAGTCCGCTTCATATGTGCGTCGATCAGGAAGAGGCCCAAGTTCTATTTGGAAACTTGTCGATTGA
- a CDS encoding AlbA family DNA-binding domain-containing protein, with protein sequence MNLTQYAQLFEKLRNEPSEKYESDILEFKHYASESALHNAKDLAEEISALANHLGGIILIGVKDSSNITHGRWQDQLAGFCPIDIHTTRERLRGKLKPAVDIEIAMVPYDGKNYLVIQIPRRRDTLVATTSGKVCIRDGKSSRPMTPDEIKLAVKNLQDYDWSAEYIDGDPSELLNESAVLEALTDFLTRRKIDGINRASFLEAIGATCNGILTKSGLLFLGKATAIRKHLGKYEYRYSRKTTSGCLHINDVWEDCLWETIKRVRHTLTSVTNSN encoded by the coding sequence ATGAACTTAACACAATACGCACAGTTGTTCGAAAAACTAAGGAACGAACCGAGCGAAAAGTACGAATCCGACATACTTGAATTTAAACATTATGCTTCAGAAAGTGCGCTTCACAATGCCAAAGACTTAGCGGAGGAAATTTCAGCGCTAGCGAACCATTTGGGTGGTATTATATTAATCGGAGTCAAGGATAGCAGCAATATAACTCACGGTCGATGGCAGGATCAACTTGCTGGTTTCTGTCCTATTGACATTCATACAACGAGAGAAAGACTACGGGGTAAACTAAAGCCAGCAGTTGATATTGAAATTGCTATGGTTCCCTACGATGGGAAAAATTACTTAGTGATCCAAATTCCGCGACGGCGAGATACGCTTGTTGCTACAACTAGCGGAAAGGTTTGCATCCGTGACGGCAAGTCCAGCCGTCCCATGACACCAGACGAAATTAAACTTGCTGTCAAGAACCTCCAAGACTATGATTGGAGCGCCGAATATATCGATGGCGATCCAAGTGAATTGCTTAACGAAAGCGCTGTATTAGAGGCTCTTACAGATTTTCTCACTCGTAGGAAGATAGACGGGATAAATAGGGCATCCTTTCTGGAGGCTATTGGCGCTACATGTAACGGTATCTTAACAAAAAGTGGCCTTCTGTTCCTTGGCAAGGCCACCGCGATACGGAAGCACTTGGGAAAGTATGAATATCGATATTCTCGTAAGACCACATCGGGATGTCTCCACATTAATGATGTCTGGGAGGATTGCCTTTGGGAGACTATAAAACGTGTAAGACACACTTTGACGTCTGTAACGAATTCAAACTAA
- a CDS encoding restriction endonuclease subunit S has protein sequence MKLETFFEKFELFADAPGAVGKMRELVLRLAFSGGFTGRMLDHDGLLSEWKDQTIASICSSITPGFACSRSHQTADGHVHLRTHNISTLGTLNFDLIVRVDPKMIDAKKASIRQGDILFNNTNSQELVGKTSLVDHDYDYGFSNHITRLRLKEGIYPGYVVYYLTLLRNSGYFAKICTRWINQAAVNSNTLKELTIPLPSLAEQKRIVAKVDELMALCDQLEAQQQERETQHNDLARATLARFADAPTPANLNFLFHPSYTITPADLRKTILTLAVQGKLVPQYPDDEPVEELITRISKIRQAMKAKQYEPVLEDDVPYEVPFSWTWVRLGNISLSSDSGWSPQCVPQARSGTDWGVLKVSAVSWSVFKPEENKALPLGVDARPGCEVRPGDFLLSRANTEELVARSVVVGQTPPRLMMSDKIVRFTFPDEIDKAFINLANSSDQSRAYYARNASGTSSSMKNVGRTVMCSLPIPLPPLAEQRRIVAKVDQLMALVDELEARLAASRTAGENLLAALVADLTGTANGRKFDASPIILIAPAPQSAVQGVPTATAIKNIIREKNNLTP, from the coding sequence ATGAAACTGGAAACGTTTTTCGAGAAATTCGAGCTGTTCGCCGACGCGCCGGGAGCGGTGGGGAAGATGCGGGAGCTGGTGCTGCGCCTCGCATTCTCCGGCGGGTTCACAGGCAGAATGCTCGATCATGACGGTTTATTGTCAGAATGGAAGGATCAGACAATTGCATCAATTTGTTCCTCAATAACTCCGGGCTTCGCGTGTTCCAGAAGCCACCAAACCGCGGATGGTCACGTTCACCTACGCACCCACAACATCTCCACTCTGGGAACGTTGAATTTTGACCTGATTGTCCGTGTTGATCCAAAGATGATAGATGCCAAGAAGGCTTCGATTCGCCAAGGCGACATTCTTTTCAACAACACGAACAGCCAGGAGCTTGTGGGCAAAACGAGCTTGGTGGATCACGACTATGACTACGGTTTCAGCAATCACATCACACGGCTTCGACTCAAGGAAGGCATATATCCGGGATACGTGGTTTACTATCTCACCCTGCTCCGCAATAGCGGCTACTTTGCGAAAATCTGTACTCGATGGATCAATCAGGCCGCAGTCAACTCCAATACACTGAAAGAGCTAACAATTCCCCTCCCTTCCCTCGCTGAACAAAAGCGGATCGTGGCCAAGGTGGATGAGTTGATGGCGTTGTGTGATCAACTGGAGGCGCAGCAGCAGGAACGGGAAACCCAACACAACGACCTCGCCCGCGCTACCCTGGCCCGCTTTGCCGACGCCCCCACCCCGGCCAACCTCAATTTTCTTTTCCATCCATCGTACACGATTACACCCGCCGACCTGCGCAAAACCATCCTTACCCTGGCGGTGCAGGGGAAACTTGTGCCTCAATATCCGGATGATGAACCGGTGGAGGAGTTGATCACTCGTATTTCCAAAATTCGGCAAGCAATGAAGGCAAAACAATACGAGCCGGTATTAGAGGACGACGTCCCGTACGAAGTCCCGTTTTCTTGGACCTGGGTCCGCCTAGGGAACATTTCCCTTTCCAGCGATTCGGGCTGGAGCCCGCAATGCGTGCCCCAAGCACGATCAGGAACTGATTGGGGTGTTCTGAAAGTCAGCGCAGTTTCTTGGAGCGTCTTCAAACCAGAGGAAAATAAGGCTCTTCCGCTAGGAGTCGATGCACGCCCTGGTTGTGAGGTTCGCCCTGGTGACTTTCTATTGTCAAGAGCCAATACAGAAGAACTTGTCGCCCGAAGCGTTGTTGTCGGCCAAACACCTCCACGCCTGATGATGAGTGACAAAATCGTCCGCTTCACTTTTCCGGATGAGATTGATAAAGCATTCATCAACTTAGCGAATTCATCCGATCAATCACGCGCGTACTATGCCCGCAATGCATCCGGTACCAGTAGTTCAATGAAAAACGTTGGGCGCACTGTTATGTGCAGCTTGCCAATTCCCCTTCCTCCCCTCGCTGAACAACGCCGGATCGTGGCCAAAGTGGATCAACTGATGGCCTTGGTGGACGAGTTGGAAGCCCGGCTTGCCGCCTCTCGCACCGCTGGCGAGAATCTACTTGCCGCCCTGGTAGCCGACCTCACCGGCACCGCCAATGGCCGCAAGTTTGACGCCTCGCCCATCATACTTATTGCCCCTGCACCACAGTCTGCGGTACAGGGAGTTCCTACTGCCACAGCGATCAAAAATATCATTAGAGAAAAAAATAATCTGACCCCTTGA
- a CDS encoding type II toxin-antitoxin system HipA family toxin, whose product MSREIFVHVDSRNGPIFVGTLWVHEARGRQSATFEYDYAWRSCATGFSLEPALELRKGTFHTDKALFGAIGDSAPDRWGRTLMDRREARLAKLEQRAPRMLLEADYLLMVNDLARQGALRFSLHKQGPFLATDKNDPIPPLVRLGRLLAAAERTTSRTEKDDDLKQLVGPGSSLGGARPKASVLDNDGTLMVAKFPNSGDDHDVQLWEFVSHRLAHKAGLNVPAVRLERIADKNILLLRRFDRNADGSRIPFLSALSMLGASDGEHGSYLEIAEVLREYGARPAADLKELWKRLVFNILIANVDDHLRNHAFLYSGPEGWRLSPLYDLEPTPEHVKPRILHTRIDYQDGTASLELAFDVAAEFGVEAREAETLAKAIAAAVQSWEDEGSSWGASRREIEFMRSAFEPGK is encoded by the coding sequence TTGTCCAGGGAAATTTTCGTTCACGTCGACTCGCGTAACGGCCCAATTTTCGTGGGCACGCTCTGGGTTCATGAAGCCAGGGGTCGGCAAAGCGCCACATTCGAATACGATTACGCCTGGAGAAGCTGCGCGACGGGCTTTTCCCTGGAGCCCGCCCTGGAACTACGGAAAGGCACGTTTCACACGGACAAGGCCTTGTTCGGAGCCATTGGTGATTCAGCCCCGGACCGCTGGGGGCGGACCTTGATGGATCGTCGGGAAGCCCGGTTGGCCAAATTGGAACAGCGTGCACCTCGGATGCTCCTGGAGGCGGACTATCTGCTCATGGTCAACGATTTGGCCAGACAGGGCGCTTTGCGTTTCTCATTGCACAAGCAAGGGCCGTTTCTGGCCACCGACAAAAATGACCCCATCCCGCCCCTGGTCCGTCTCGGCCGTCTTCTGGCAGCCGCCGAACGGACGACGTCGCGTACGGAAAAAGATGACGACCTCAAGCAACTCGTCGGCCCCGGCTCCTCACTGGGCGGAGCCAGGCCCAAAGCATCGGTGCTGGACAACGACGGGACACTGATGGTGGCCAAGTTTCCCAACAGCGGCGATGACCACGATGTACAGCTCTGGGAGTTCGTCTCCCATCGCCTGGCGCACAAGGCCGGCCTGAACGTGCCAGCCGTGCGTCTGGAGCGGATAGCCGACAAGAACATCCTGCTCCTGCGTCGATTTGATCGGAACGCCGATGGCTCCCGAATTCCTTTTCTCTCAGCCTTGAGCATGCTCGGGGCATCCGACGGAGAGCACGGCAGCTATCTGGAGATCGCCGAGGTTCTGCGCGAATATGGTGCGCGACCGGCAGCGGACCTCAAGGAACTCTGGAAACGATTGGTGTTCAATATTCTGATCGCCAATGTGGACGACCATTTACGCAACCATGCCTTTCTTTATTCCGGACCGGAAGGCTGGCGGCTTTCTCCTCTTTACGATCTGGAACCCACTCCGGAACACGTCAAACCGCGCATCCTGCATACCCGGATCGATTATCAAGACGGGACGGCCAGCCTGGAACTGGCTTTTGACGTGGCCGCCGAATTCGGAGTGGAAGCCAGGGAGGCCGAAACGCTGGCCAAAGCCATTGCCGCGGCCGTTCAGAGTTGGGAAGACGAAGGGTCGAGCTGGGGAGCGAGCAGGCGGGAGATCGAGTTCATGCGTTCGGCGTTTGAGCCCGGAAAGTAG